From Streptomyces sp. TLI_053, a single genomic window includes:
- a CDS encoding methionine adenosyltransferase — translation MFSSTTDQFVSPARRRFEVVERKGIGHPDTMADLIAEQFSYLYSSYCRTAFGQVLNHAVDKVTLIGASTKVRLGGFTVIEPAEILLIGKITPGVASERVPVHDLLRTAVDQVVRFSLPDDEILRHTNLVVRNTFSSAVDRPENFYLPDSRTQAHRIGTEELGANDTVFCTGSAGRSPLEELVLRLELAVTAPAARSAWSSVGTDVKVMAVRCGDDVDVTMCVPVDPRAVTERADYEKALGVVTEALTEVVAGSGFPVARLHVNTKDVDGGLYLAPFGTSFGKSDCGAVGRGNRHEGFIAAFRPANVEAPAGKNPLHHAGKLYTLAAQRIADDIHRTLARDSAVAVVARNGAPLTEPAYVHVDFDGGAAEAEAAEVIAAQVIAGIPAISEALITRDPVSQRRTEAEALRPVVPGRGVR, via the coding sequence GTGTTCTCCTCCACCACCGACCAGTTCGTCAGCCCGGCCAGGCGACGGTTCGAGGTCGTCGAGCGCAAGGGCATCGGTCACCCCGACACCATGGCGGATCTGATCGCCGAACAGTTCTCCTACCTTTACAGCAGCTACTGCCGCACCGCGTTCGGACAGGTCCTCAACCATGCGGTCGACAAGGTCACCCTGATCGGCGCGAGCACCAAGGTGCGCCTCGGCGGGTTCACCGTGATCGAGCCGGCCGAGATCCTGCTGATCGGAAAGATCACACCCGGTGTCGCCTCGGAACGAGTGCCCGTCCACGACCTCCTTCGGACGGCGGTCGACCAGGTCGTCCGGTTCAGCCTGCCGGACGACGAGATCCTTCGGCACACCAACCTGGTCGTCCGCAACACCTTCAGCTCTGCGGTCGACCGGCCCGAGAACTTCTACCTCCCGGACTCCCGGACGCAGGCGCACCGGATCGGCACCGAGGAACTCGGCGCCAACGACACGGTGTTCTGCACAGGGAGTGCCGGCAGGTCCCCGCTGGAGGAACTCGTGCTCCGGCTGGAACTCGCGGTCACCGCGCCCGCCGCCCGCAGCGCCTGGTCCTCGGTGGGGACGGATGTCAAGGTGATGGCGGTCCGTTGCGGCGACGACGTCGATGTCACGATGTGCGTCCCGGTCGACCCGAGGGCCGTCACCGAGCGGGCGGACTACGAGAAGGCCCTTGGCGTCGTGACGGAGGCGCTGACCGAGGTGGTGGCCGGCTCGGGGTTTCCGGTCGCACGACTTCACGTCAACACCAAGGACGTCGACGGTGGCCTCTATCTGGCGCCGTTCGGGACCTCTTTCGGGAAGAGCGACTGCGGCGCGGTCGGGCGGGGAAACCGGCACGAGGGCTTCATCGCCGCTTTCCGCCCGGCCAACGTCGAGGCCCCCGCGGGCAAGAATCCGCTGCACCACGCCGGAAAGCTCTACACACTCGCGGCGCAGCGGATCGCCGACGACATCCACCGCACGCTCGCCAGGGACAGTGCGGTGGCCGTGGTGGCACGCAACGGCGCCCCGCTGACCGAGCCCGCCTACGTCCATGTCGATTTCGACGGCGGCGCGGCCGAGGCCGAGGCCGCGGAGGTGATAGCGGCTCAGGTGATCGCGGGAATCCCGGCCATCTCCGAGGCTCTGATCACGCGGGACCCGGTCTCGCAGAGGCGGACCGAGGCGGAGGCGCTCCGGCCGGTGGTGCCGGGGCGGGGCGTCCGCTGA
- a CDS encoding PfkB family carbohydrate kinase has product MTARTTAITVVGGTYLDEELLVTEPIRHDVSLTVAHRTTSLGGPGFCYARRLAGHGLDVRLETALGDCAHSRAGLGLLHRHGVACATEQQTGRTLDVATVVIDPLGRKLALNGYHLAGRIECTPATLAAGVPVLVASPTRIGTLVTAVRTLHRGGGALPPLFLAPHSRQVAEILDLPAAARGLLGQVTTAVSVNEADLTPRLEEVFAPTTLLIVTRGEKGCSVRQGRAWSHHEPARLDDRVMNSNGAGEAFFAGVVSRLLTDRTVADAVDFGARTAAAYLRELQACRTS; this is encoded by the coding sequence ATGACTGCGCGAACCACGGCCATCACCGTCGTCGGGGGAACCTATCTCGACGAGGAGCTCCTGGTGACGGAGCCGATCCGGCACGACGTGTCGCTGACCGTCGCGCACCGGACGACGTCCCTCGGCGGCCCGGGGTTCTGCTACGCGAGACGGCTCGCCGGTCACGGGCTGGACGTCAGGTTGGAGACGGCACTGGGCGACTGCGCGCACAGCCGGGCGGGTCTGGGCCTCCTGCACCGTCACGGCGTCGCCTGCGCGACGGAACAGCAGACAGGCAGGACGCTGGACGTTGCCACGGTGGTGATCGATCCACTGGGCCGCAAACTCGCTCTGAACGGCTATCACCTGGCCGGCCGGATCGAGTGCACTCCGGCGACGCTGGCCGCGGGCGTTCCGGTGCTCGTCGCCTCGCCCACCCGGATCGGCACGCTGGTCACCGCGGTCCGGACCCTGCACCGTGGTGGGGGTGCGCTGCCACCGCTGTTCCTCGCGCCGCACTCCCGGCAGGTGGCCGAGATCCTGGACCTGCCCGCTGCGGCGCGAGGACTGCTGGGGCAGGTCACCACCGCGGTCTCGGTCAACGAGGCCGACCTCACGCCCCGTCTGGAGGAGGTCTTCGCACCGACGACCCTGCTCATCGTCACTCGCGGGGAAAAGGGTTGCTCCGTGCGACAGGGCCGCGCCTGGAGCCATCACGAGCCGGCCCGACTCGACGACCGGGTAATGAATTCCAACGGCGCGGGAGAGGCGTTCTTCGCGGGCGTCGTCTCCCGACTGCTCACCGACCGGACGGTGGCCGACGCGGTCGACTTCGGCGCCCGTACGGCTGCCGCCTACCTGAGGGAGTTACAGGCATGCAGGACATCCTGA
- a CDS encoding HAD family phosphatase yields the protein MQDILRTRCRAGQRAARADAQERPVVLDCDGVLVDSEAIASPIQAEALRTAGIPLGDEEYAALMVGRSRAEGYAVLAETYGFRPTRAWKDALHRKVLDAYTAHLSANAGAARLLERLAAQGRPWCVATSGTRESTLHKLAAAGLDRYGVAERLLSIDDVARGKPAPDLFLLAASTFGVEPGRVLVVEDSMAGVAAARAAGMRVLWYRGGPPAGADVRSIDHLDQVLDHLAQPWEHETGDVLPC from the coding sequence ATGCAGGACATCCTGAGAACCCGGTGCCGCGCCGGACAGCGGGCGGCGCGGGCAGACGCCCAGGAACGACCGGTCGTTCTCGACTGCGACGGTGTCCTGGTCGACAGTGAAGCCATCGCGTCCCCGATCCAGGCCGAGGCGCTGCGTACGGCCGGGATTCCCCTCGGGGACGAGGAGTACGCCGCGCTGATGGTCGGCCGCAGCCGCGCGGAAGGCTATGCGGTCCTCGCCGAGACCTACGGCTTCCGGCCGACGCGGGCCTGGAAGGATGCGCTCCACCGCAAAGTCCTGGACGCCTACACCGCGCACCTGTCGGCGAACGCCGGGGCGGCCCGTTTGCTGGAGCGCCTCGCCGCGCAGGGCCGGCCGTGGTGCGTCGCGACCAGCGGGACCCGGGAGTCCACCCTGCACAAGCTCGCGGCCGCCGGGCTGGACCGGTACGGCGTGGCGGAGCGGCTTCTCAGCATCGACGACGTCGCCCGGGGCAAGCCGGCACCGGATCTGTTTCTTCTCGCCGCCTCGACCTTCGGCGTCGAGCCAGGGCGGGTACTCGTGGTCGAGGACAGCATGGCGGGAGTGGCGGCCGCCCGCGCGGCGGGCATGCGGGTGCTCTGGTACCGCGGCGGCCCGCCCGCCGGTGCCGATGTCCGGAGCATCGACCACCTCGACCAGGTTCTGGACCACCTCGCGCAACCGTGGGAGCACGAGACGGGAGACGTTCTGCCATGCTGA
- a CDS encoding shikimate kinase — protein sequence MKRVVVVGAAGAGKTTLARRLSAALEVPFTDLDALFWAPGWQRVPADRFRVEVERVAAAPGWLVAGNFFASVVDPVWTAADTVVWLDLPRRVTFARVVRRTVLQAVRREELFPGCRQSLWAAWRDGLFATAWREPACNRVVVPELLAQPGYAHLRLVRLAGRHEVSNWAASVRAQHRDRCSGDTE from the coding sequence ATGAAGCGCGTGGTGGTGGTCGGGGCGGCCGGTGCGGGCAAGACCACGCTCGCCCGCCGACTCTCCGCAGCACTGGAGGTACCGTTCACCGACCTGGACGCCCTCTTCTGGGCACCGGGCTGGCAACGGGTTCCCGCGGACCGGTTCCGGGTCGAGGTGGAACGTGTGGCGGCGGCTCCCGGCTGGCTCGTGGCCGGAAACTTCTTCGCCTCCGTCGTCGATCCGGTGTGGACTGCGGCCGACACCGTCGTGTGGCTCGACCTCCCGAGGCGGGTGACCTTCGCCAGAGTGGTACGGCGCACCGTGCTGCAGGCCGTCCGTCGGGAGGAGCTGTTCCCCGGCTGCCGACAGAGCCTGTGGGCGGCCTGGCGTGACGGACTCTTCGCCACCGCGTGGCGCGAGCCCGCCTGCAACCGGGTTGTCGTTCCCGAGCTTCTGGCGCAGCCCGGCTATGCCCATCTGCGACTGGTCCGGTTGGCCGGCCGCCACGAGGTGTCGAACTGGGCGGCGTCGGTCCGAGCGCAGCACCGTGACCGGTGCTCCGGGGACACCGAATGA
- a CDS encoding FkbM family methyltransferase produces the protein MMNPPYPLMISFAQQTEDVILRRLFADRAEGRYVDIGAGHPVEHSITKWFYDRGWSGINVEPQTDLHRRLCQERPRDRNVKCAIGTQDGDGVLTHFPTHWGWATTVEDVASSHQAAGLRTVRSEVPVRRLESVLDEHCDLPVDFLKVDAEGAEGAVLSSFDLSRWMPTVVVVEATLPNSPIYHAPWEPLLLDAGYVRTLFDGLNNFYVRRHDQERIALGSVPSNVFDNFIPFNWWRRLSSAHQRRLLDGFRRAGEDVSVLSLTGNELADLESVN, from the coding sequence ATGATGAACCCTCCCTACCCGTTGATGATTTCCTTCGCACAGCAGACCGAGGACGTGATTCTCCGCCGCCTGTTCGCCGACCGGGCCGAGGGCCGGTACGTCGACATCGGGGCGGGCCACCCGGTTGAGCACTCGATCACCAAATGGTTCTACGACCGGGGTTGGTCGGGCATCAACGTCGAGCCGCAGACTGACCTCCACCGTCGGCTGTGTCAGGAGCGGCCACGCGACCGGAACGTGAAATGTGCCATCGGAACGCAGGACGGAGACGGTGTACTGACCCACTTTCCGACGCACTGGGGGTGGGCTACGACGGTCGAGGACGTGGCCTCCTCCCACCAGGCCGCCGGTTTGCGCACCGTCCGCTCCGAGGTGCCCGTTCGGAGACTGGAGTCAGTACTGGACGAACACTGCGACCTTCCCGTTGACTTCCTCAAAGTGGACGCCGAAGGTGCGGAGGGTGCCGTGCTGAGCAGCTTCGACCTCTCCCGCTGGATGCCAACCGTCGTGGTGGTCGAAGCAACGCTCCCCAACAGCCCGATATACCACGCGCCGTGGGAACCGCTGCTCCTGGACGCCGGCTATGTGCGCACCCTCTTCGACGGATTGAACAACTTCTACGTGCGTCGGCACGACCAGGAGCGGATCGCTCTCGGATCGGTGCCGTCCAACGTCTTCGACAACTTCATTCCCTTCAACTGGTGGCGGCGGTTGTCCTCGGCACACCAGCGCCGGCTGCTCGACGGATTCCGGCGTGCGGGCGAAGACGTATCGGTGCTCAGCCTGACAGGCAACGAGTTGGCCGACCTCGAATCGGTGAACTGA
- a CDS encoding peptidoglycan-binding domain-containing protein: protein MRIGRRIAVRGSILTAVAGLLIGLCAPAATANPNARNIRYGDSGTAVRCVQLALNMYFEETRRYGHSLEVDSVFGANTLKEVKYFQDLNGLDADGVVGPRTGNYLDNEISDGVLFGFCRSYIPTLR, encoded by the coding sequence GTGAGGATCGGACGAAGGATTGCCGTTCGCGGCAGCATTCTGACCGCCGTTGCCGGACTGCTGATCGGCCTCTGCGCACCAGCGGCGACGGCCAATCCCAACGCTCGCAACATCCGTTACGGAGACTCAGGTACAGCTGTCAGGTGCGTGCAGCTCGCCCTGAACATGTACTTCGAGGAGACCCGCCGTTACGGTCACTCCTTGGAGGTGGACTCTGTGTTCGGGGCCAACACACTCAAGGAGGTCAAGTACTTCCAGGACCTCAACGGTCTGGACGCCGATGGGGTCGTCGGTCCGCGTACCGGCAACTATCTTGACAACGAGATCTCTGACGGTGTCCTGTTCGGCTTTTGCCGCAGCTATATCCCCACCCTGCGGTAG
- a CDS encoding PLP-dependent aminotransferase family protein: MKISSHAAARMLGTWQEGPGPAHQRLSDRLRLLILDGRLSLGAALPSERDLAVVLGISRTTVGTAFRTLAEHGYLATQPRTRATVRLPDDTTPVHPVGADAETIDLSFAAPPAPVEILHAAFATALEQLPRHFERHGYDRYGTAELREAVAHWYQRRGLATRPDHILITNGAQHALALLARILLSPRDKVLIDHPTYPHAITTFTQARARLLPVGVTSSGWDAEQVQAAGRAAHLAYLIPDFHNPTGMCMPASVRQQLRLACPTVVDETMTDLALDVPSPEPLALYMPAAISIGSVSKSVWGGLRIGWIRALPSLLKRVEQARPATDLGTPVVEQLATAILLNERQTQRPGALQQLRSQRDALRQALTEHLPDVHVLQPAGGVTLWATFSEPVSSRLAAMAPDHGVTIAAGPRFGVGGAFERNIRLPYTLPSSQLIQAIRRLARAEQALAQGATGTHTPAPIA, from the coding sequence GTGAAAATCAGCTCGCACGCGGCAGCACGGATGTTGGGGACCTGGCAGGAGGGGCCGGGGCCAGCGCATCAACGCCTCTCCGACAGGCTACGTCTGCTCATCCTGGACGGACGCCTCTCCCTGGGTGCGGCCCTGCCGAGCGAGCGTGACCTCGCTGTCGTGCTCGGCATCAGCAGAACCACAGTCGGTACCGCATTCCGCACGCTGGCCGAGCACGGATACCTCGCCACACAGCCGCGCACCAGGGCGACGGTACGGCTGCCTGATGACACCACGCCCGTCCACCCAGTCGGCGCGGACGCAGAGACCATCGACCTGTCCTTTGCCGCGCCGCCCGCGCCCGTCGAAATCCTCCACGCTGCGTTCGCGACCGCTCTCGAACAGCTGCCACGACATTTCGAGCGGCACGGCTACGACCGATACGGCACCGCGGAGCTGCGCGAAGCAGTCGCCCACTGGTATCAGCGGCGAGGACTGGCCACCCGGCCCGATCACATCCTGATCACCAACGGCGCACAACACGCGCTTGCTCTTCTGGCGCGAATACTCCTGTCGCCACGCGACAAAGTCCTCATCGACCACCCGACCTACCCACACGCGATCACGACATTCACTCAAGCGCGCGCCCGACTTCTGCCCGTCGGCGTGACGTCTTCCGGCTGGGACGCCGAGCAAGTCCAAGCAGCGGGGCGGGCCGCGCACCTGGCCTACCTGATACCTGACTTTCACAACCCGACCGGGATGTGCATGCCCGCCAGCGTGCGTCAACAGCTCCGGCTCGCGTGTCCCACAGTCGTCGACGAGACCATGACCGATCTGGCTCTGGACGTTCCGAGCCCCGAACCCCTCGCGCTGTACATGCCAGCAGCCATCAGCATCGGCTCTGTGTCCAAGAGCGTTTGGGGCGGCCTGCGTATAGGCTGGATTCGCGCGCTGCCCTCTCTCCTGAAGCGCGTCGAACAAGCCCGTCCCGCCACAGATCTCGGCACTCCCGTCGTCGAACAGCTCGCCACAGCCATCCTCCTGAACGAGCGGCAAACCCAGCGTCCGGGCGCACTCCAGCAGCTCAGATCGCAACGTGACGCCCTGCGGCAAGCACTCACCGAACACCTACCGGACGTCCACGTCCTGCAACCAGCCGGCGGTGTGACTCTATGGGCAACCTTCTCCGAGCCCGTCAGCTCGCGGCTGGCAGCCATGGCGCCTGACCACGGAGTGACCATCGCGGCCGGACCACGATTTGGGGTCGGGGGTGCGTTCGAACGCAACATACGACTGCCGTACACGCTCCCTTCGAGTCAACTGATCCAGGCGATCCGCAGACTCGCGCGGGCAGAACAGGCACTCGCACAAGGCGCTACCGGAACTCACACCCCCGCACCCATCGCATGA
- a CDS encoding DUF6882 domain-containing protein, which translates to MARRGQRVYSLTRPLAHDSRTFTGTDRTWRWPWAETLGPTPAVAAAARLRRWAHDRAADDADLSELAQQVIGCGTSIALVAITVEVLTLHAGRLDGELDALLGQPDLWELPPSPAAPSPAPTRSLGPREPQQPSSMHLPDPGSGADPPRQRDNSDVVTSTAFEESSTRCCGS; encoded by the coding sequence ATGGCACGACGCGGCCAGCGCGTGTACTCCTTGACCCGGCCGCTCGCCCACGACAGCAGAACGTTCACCGGCACCGACAGGACCTGGCGCTGGCCTTGGGCCGAGACGCTCGGGCCGACCCCAGCCGTCGCGGCCGCCGCCCGGCTGCGCCGGTGGGCCCACGACCGGGCTGCGGACGACGCCGACCTGTCCGAACTCGCGCAGCAGGTCATCGGTTGCGGGACCAGCATCGCGCTGGTGGCCATCACCGTGGAAGTGCTCACCCTGCACGCCGGACGCCTCGACGGCGAACTCGACGCCCTGCTCGGCCAACCTGACTTGTGGGAGCTGCCGCCCTCGCCAGCCGCTCCTTCGCCAGCCCCGACGAGATCACTCGGGCCACGCGAACCGCAACAGCCCAGCTCAATGCACTTGCCAGACCCTGGATCTGGGGCAGACCCGCCCCGCCAACGCGACAACTCCGACGTCGTTACATCTACTGCCTTTGAGGAATCCAGCACTAGATGTTGCGGGTCATGA
- a CDS encoding ISL3 family transposase, which translates to MALDSIEDVLFPGVDVELERVTAGSDLVLVEAAACGPAVRCPDCGIRGRRVHSTYWRTMAERPLAGRKLLIRLRVRRYFCDRVRCGRRTFVEQVRGLSERHLRSSSGPKEWLRAVAVELGGRAGERLCRKLSVGVGRTRLLGLLVAPDVPERAPRVLGVDEFAFRRGRTYGTLLVDVETGRVVDVLPDRTSETFAAWLREHPGAEIVCRDRASAYTRAIKEAAPDAIEVADRWHLLQNLSAAVEKTCHQHRACLRKHVEQEVPPEPPAIDLPVLQLPRTPIVERTRDRYADVHRLLEQKWTISAIARHLGLDRKTVRRFKTTSLDELLSSAREFGSSRQGLIDPFKPYLNSRFTAGCTSAQQLFREISQRGYRGSVQVVRRHVAYLREGTAEPVRADIPSPRRITSWIMRPTGTLTEREQDRLLDVRIACPDIARAYDLARCFHDLMTNCLGTLLHDWIRQAEEDAPAPVRSFAGFLRQDLAAVTAGLTLEWSSGKVEGNVNRVKTLKRAMYGRASFRLLRTRILTRP; encoded by the coding sequence GTGGCTCTCGACTCGATCGAAGATGTGCTGTTCCCCGGAGTGGATGTTGAGCTGGAGCGGGTGACCGCCGGCTCGGACCTGGTGCTGGTCGAGGCCGCCGCGTGCGGTCCGGCCGTCCGCTGCCCGGACTGCGGGATCCGGGGTAGGCGGGTCCATTCCACGTACTGGCGAACGATGGCCGAGCGCCCTTTGGCGGGCCGGAAGTTGCTGATACGGCTACGGGTGCGCCGGTACTTCTGCGACCGCGTCCGGTGCGGGCGGCGGACGTTCGTCGAGCAGGTCCGGGGACTGAGTGAGCGTCACCTGCGCTCCAGCAGCGGGCCGAAGGAGTGGCTGAGGGCTGTCGCCGTCGAGCTCGGCGGCCGGGCCGGCGAGCGGCTGTGCCGCAAGCTCAGCGTCGGGGTCGGCCGCACCCGACTGCTCGGACTGCTCGTGGCCCCCGACGTGCCTGAACGGGCGCCGCGAGTGCTCGGCGTCGACGAGTTCGCGTTCCGCCGGGGCCGCACCTACGGCACCCTGCTGGTCGACGTCGAGACGGGCCGCGTCGTCGATGTCCTGCCCGACCGCACGTCGGAGACCTTCGCCGCCTGGCTGCGCGAGCACCCCGGTGCGGAGATCGTCTGCCGCGACCGCGCCAGCGCCTACACCCGGGCGATCAAGGAAGCCGCGCCGGACGCGATCGAGGTCGCCGACCGCTGGCACCTGCTGCAGAACCTGTCCGCCGCGGTCGAGAAGACCTGCCACCAGCACCGCGCCTGCCTGCGTAAACACGTCGAACAAGAAGTGCCTCCCGAGCCGCCGGCGATCGACCTTCCGGTCCTTCAACTGCCCCGCACCCCTATCGTCGAGCGGACCCGCGACCGCTACGCGGACGTGCACCGCCTGCTGGAACAGAAGTGGACGATCAGCGCGATCGCCCGCCACCTCGGTCTCGACCGCAAGACCGTCCGCCGCTTCAAGACCACATCGCTGGACGAACTCCTTTCCTCTGCGCGGGAGTTCGGGTCCAGCAGGCAGGGTCTGATCGACCCGTTCAAGCCCTACCTGAACAGTCGGTTCACCGCCGGGTGCACCAGCGCCCAGCAGCTGTTCCGCGAGATCAGCCAGCGCGGCTACCGGGGCAGCGTCCAGGTCGTCCGCCGCCACGTCGCCTACCTGCGCGAGGGCACCGCCGAACCCGTCCGCGCGGACATCCCCAGCCCGCGCCGGATCACCTCCTGGATCATGCGGCCGACCGGCACGCTCACTGAACGCGAGCAGGACAGGCTGCTGGACGTCAGGATCGCCTGCCCGGACATCGCCCGGGCCTACGACCTGGCCCGATGCTTCCACGACCTCATGACCAACTGCCTCGGCACCCTGCTGCACGACTGGATCCGCCAGGCCGAGGAGGATGCCCCGGCGCCGGTGCGTTCGTTCGCTGGCTTCCTCCGCCAGGACCTCGCGGCCGTCACCGCCGGCCTCACCCTCGAATGGAGCTCCGGCAAGGTCGAAGGCAACGTGAACCGGGTCAAAACACTCAAAAGAGCCATGTACGGTCGGGCCTCGTTCCGACTCCTGCGGACCCGAATCCTCACCCGACCGTGA
- a CDS encoding DNA/RNA non-specific endonuclease — protein MPLPRVRPGRVETPSSLKHHARGAPRRSAGHAARRLRRSVAVVVLAAVAVVVPAAPHAVAAAGVRAVLAPPPGYNCPEYYAAPAPQGWPGPGDSVQDTQRAVRWDLDSLGRPARARFMQPRSRGSYQGDQRTSGPCQVTVGHYYETRWGQPALPPVAAGPPPGNGQMWNGGHLIAYTYFGPDTRYNLVPQLKGVNTGLYKRFENAARACLAPVTPPRAGSVDEYSVTVNYFNDAAHDPRFPQSFDVAVRLTGQAGTARAAGRIPWDAPSGNGSQLAQDLTAARTASGC, from the coding sequence ATGCCCCTTCCCCGTGTACGGCCGGGCCGGGTCGAGACCCCCAGCTCCCTCAAGCACCACGCCCGCGGGGCACCGCGCCGTTCCGCCGGGCATGCGGCGCGTCGGCTGAGGCGCTCGGTGGCGGTGGTGGTGCTCGCGGCGGTGGCGGTGGTCGTCCCTGCCGCTCCGCACGCCGTCGCTGCGGCGGGTGTCAGGGCGGTGCTGGCTCCGCCGCCGGGGTACAACTGCCCCGAGTACTATGCCGCTCCTGCTCCCCAGGGCTGGCCCGGGCCGGGCGACTCCGTCCAGGACACGCAGCGCGCGGTCCGCTGGGACCTCGACAGTCTCGGCCGCCCCGCCAGGGCTCGCTTCATGCAGCCCAGGAGCCGGGGTAGCTACCAGGGTGACCAGCGGACCAGTGGTCCCTGCCAGGTGACGGTAGGGCACTACTACGAGACCCGGTGGGGGCAGCCCGCGCTGCCGCCGGTCGCCGCGGGCCCGCCTCCCGGCAACGGGCAGATGTGGAACGGGGGGCATCTGATCGCCTACACCTACTTCGGGCCCGACACCCGCTACAACCTGGTGCCCCAACTGAAGGGGGTGAACACGGGGCTGTACAAGCGGTTCGAGAACGCGGCCCGCGCCTGCCTCGCCCCGGTCACTCCGCCCAGGGCGGGCAGCGTCGACGAGTACTCCGTCACCGTCAACTACTTCAACGACGCCGCGCACGACCCGCGCTTCCCGCAGTCCTTCGATGTCGCGGTGCGGCTCACAGGCCAGGCCGGGACCGCCCGGGCCGCCGGGAGGATCCCGTGGGACGCCCCGTCGGGCAACGGGAGCCAGCTCGCGCAGGATCTGACGGCCGCGAGGACTGCTTCCGGCTGCTGA